From a single Calothrix sp. NIES-2098 genomic region:
- a CDS encoding Rieske [2Fe-2S] domain-containing protein: protein MNFKSQNVSSNRKSKTFNNPERFIEGWYWAMPANNLRVGEVKSITLLGRDLVMYRGKDRKAVTIDAYCPHMGAHLGDGKVEGNELRCFFHHWKFDREGFCIDIPCLDEPLPIKLKSWPTAEKYGMIWVWTGEIPLQPLPFIPELEQKECDVAIFSHFVTNSHPHVVIVNAIDTQHFNTVHKLPLEIIFEQQELNQNAITFSNTTRGREGSLLIKLIRPFYKNAITYNVCYWYGGTSIVTLGPDFLHLHIMFTLRLLEGGKTEGRTILMIKKRQGIFGWLCNQIVLWLANILGQIFLTGDAKLFEKMQFNLKTPIKADRSIVQFINHLERQTALYWGSWQQVRSLRDEEARDNRDKWRDALND from the coding sequence ATGAACTTCAAATCGCAGAACGTTAGCTCAAACCGTAAGTCTAAAACTTTTAATAACCCAGAGCGTTTTATCGAAGGTTGGTATTGGGCAATGCCTGCTAATAATCTACGGGTAGGTGAAGTTAAGTCTATCACTTTATTAGGTAGGGATCTAGTAATGTATCGAGGTAAAGATAGAAAAGCTGTTACTATTGATGCTTACTGTCCACATATGGGCGCTCATTTAGGCGATGGTAAAGTTGAGGGTAATGAACTACGCTGTTTCTTCCACCATTGGAAATTCGATCGTGAAGGATTTTGTATTGATATTCCCTGTTTAGATGAACCGCTTCCGATCAAGTTAAAATCTTGGCCTACCGCAGAGAAATACGGGATGATTTGGGTATGGACTGGGGAAATTCCACTACAACCTCTGCCTTTTATACCAGAGTTAGAACAAAAAGAATGTGATGTCGCTATTTTTTCTCATTTTGTTACTAACTCTCATCCCCATGTAGTAATTGTTAACGCTATCGATACTCAACATTTCAATACAGTTCACAAACTGCCATTAGAAATTATCTTTGAACAACAAGAGCTAAATCAAAATGCTATTACCTTCAGCAATACAACACGAGGTAGAGAAGGTTCTCTTTTGATCAAGCTTATTCGTCCTTTTTACAAAAATGCTATTACTTATAATGTTTGTTATTGGTATGGCGGCACTAGCATAGTAACATTGGGACCTGATTTCCTGCATTTGCATATTATGTTTACTCTGCGCCTCTTAGAAGGAGGAAAGACTGAAGGACGTACTATATTGATGATTAAAAAACGTCAGGGAATTTTTGGTTGGTTATGTAATCAAATTGTGCTATGGCTAGCTAATATCTTGGGTCAAATTTTTCTTACAGGTGATGCAAAGCTGTTTGAGAAAATGCAGTTTAATTTGAAAACTCCGATAAAAGCAGATCGCTCGATCGTACAGTTTATCAACCATCTAGAAAGACAAACAGCCCTATATTGGGGAAGTTGGCAACAAGTGCGTTCTCTGCGTGATGAAGAAGCTAGAGATAATCGCGATAAATGGCGAGATGCACTTAATGACTAA
- a CDS encoding peptidase C14 caspase catalytic subunit p20, which yields MTNATFSNGYALLIGVGADLAVTVKDATALRDVLIDPNRAAYPPAQVTLLTETAATRQNILAAFDQIITQVHQNPDATVIIYYSGHGGRIKRTNEYFLVPYGYDPSQRANTAISGLEFTQKIEAITPRKLVVLLDCCHAGGVPALKEPGEVFVKSPLPPELLNVLGTGSGRVVVASSREDEYSYTGQPYSAFTDCLLEALQGKAAFNQDGYARILDILVYLFDQVPKRASGPQHPFVNKVLDLGDNFPLCYYAGGSKFLPGESVTRQTTPIYLGLTAGQRRRSQQRLYALQAEWNLRNEKVKQMRQALAIEAGTAVKFQLEQQLLNEEAKLAHLGDELDRLESELQ from the coding sequence ATGACAAACGCAACTTTCTCTAACGGTTATGCATTACTTATTGGCGTAGGCGCAGATTTAGCTGTCACTGTCAAAGATGCAACAGCCTTAAGAGATGTATTGATCGATCCGAATCGCGCCGCTTATCCCCCAGCACAGGTGACGCTGCTAACCGAAACCGCTGCAACTCGGCAAAATATTCTCGCAGCTTTTGACCAAATCATCACTCAAGTACATCAAAATCCCGATGCAACTGTCATCATTTACTACTCTGGTCATGGTGGACGCATCAAGCGCACCAATGAATACTTCCTTGTACCGTATGGTTACGACCCCAGCCAACGTGCAAATACTGCTATATCAGGTTTAGAATTTACCCAAAAAATTGAAGCAATTACACCTCGTAAGCTGGTAGTTTTATTAGATTGCTGTCACGCTGGCGGCGTTCCGGCGTTGAAGGAACCAGGGGAAGTGTTTGTCAAATCACCTTTACCCCCAGAATTGTTGAATGTGCTGGGAACAGGAAGCGGTAGAGTTGTGGTTGCTTCCTCACGAGAAGATGAATATTCTTACACGGGTCAGCCTTATAGTGCTTTTACCGATTGCTTGTTAGAAGCCTTGCAAGGAAAAGCCGCATTTAATCAAGATGGCTATGCTCGAATTTTGGATATTTTAGTGTACTTATTTGACCAAGTACCGAAAAGGGCTTCGGGGCCACAGCACCCCTTTGTGAATAAAGTGCTGGATTTGGGTGATAATTTCCCGCTTTGTTACTACGCAGGTGGAAGTAAATTTTTACCTGGTGAAAGTGTAACTAGACAAACTACCCCAATTTATTTAGGTTTAACTGCTGGACAACGCAGGCGATCGCAACAGAGATTATATGCACTGCAAGCAGAATGGAATCTTCGCAATGAAAAAGTAAAGCAGATGCGGCAAGCTTTAGCAATTGAGGCTGGAACAGCAGTTAAGTTTCAATTAGAACAGCAGCTACTTAATGAAGAGGCAAAACTGGCTCATCTAGGCGATGAACTCGATCGGCTTGAATCAGAATTACAGTAA
- a CDS encoding MscS mechanosensitive ion channel: MFVVFNNAQTEKFMNLSEIGQVTLQLLTQFGLKLIGAILLWIIAQRLIDFGLKLVRRAFRSQNIEPTLINYLLNIISVTLRIVLVVAILGFFGVETTSFAALLAAVGIAIGAAWGGLLANFAAGAFLIVFRPFNIGDFITAAGVTGTVTDIGLFTTNITTPDNVLTIVANNKIFSDNIQNFSANPYRRVDLVAQLHHTVNHNDAIARLKAKISNIPNVLESPAPDVEIIEFNMAGPVLAVRPYCNNAHYWQVYFDTNKVIRETFGEAGYPVPEHRYSVSSLSPNGIDPIIPASINS, encoded by the coding sequence ATGTTTGTTGTGTTTAACAATGCACAAACAGAAAAATTTATGAATCTAAGCGAAATTGGTCAAGTTACTCTTCAACTGTTAACGCAGTTTGGGCTGAAGCTGATAGGCGCTATTCTATTGTGGATTATCGCCCAGCGATTGATTGACTTTGGGTTGAAGTTAGTACGACGCGCTTTCCGTAGCCAAAACATTGAGCCAACACTGATTAACTATCTTCTCAATATTATTTCTGTCACACTGAGAATTGTTCTAGTTGTGGCAATTCTCGGTTTCTTCGGTGTTGAAACCACATCTTTTGCAGCATTATTAGCAGCAGTAGGTATAGCAATTGGTGCAGCCTGGGGTGGGTTGTTGGCAAACTTTGCCGCAGGTGCATTTTTAATTGTTTTTCGACCATTTAACATTGGTGACTTTATCACCGCAGCAGGCGTTACAGGAACTGTTACAGATATAGGATTGTTCACCACTAATATCACTACACCTGATAACGTTTTGACGATTGTTGCAAATAATAAAATCTTTTCTGACAATATCCAGAATTTTTCTGCCAATCCTTACCGTCGAGTTGACCTAGTAGCCCAACTGCATCACACTGTTAATCATAATGATGCGATCGCACGCTTAAAAGCCAAAATTAGCAACATTCCTAACGTTCTCGAAAGTCCAGCACCAGACGTAGAAATTATCGAGTTTAACATGGCAGGGCCAGTACTAGCAGTACGGCCATATTGCAATAACGCTCATTACTGGCAAGTGTACTTCGACACCAATAAAGTTATACGTGAAACCTTTGGCGAAGCCGGCTATCCCGTTCCCGAACATCGTTATTCAGTTAGCAGTTTATCACCCAACGGAATCGATCCGATAATCCCAGCATCTATTAATAGTTAA
- a CDS encoding ABC transporter-related protein, with amino-acid sequence MVKELAIRTSGLTKQFDRHVAVNDVDLEIQAGEVYGLIGPNGAGKTTLIRMLAAAEEPTTGEIYINGDRLLRDKSNPTLKRHLGYLPDDYPLYEDLTVWDYLDYFARLYRLREPRRTQRLHEVLELIQLGNKRNSSISTLSRGMKQRLSLARTIIHEPILLLLDEPVSGLDPIARMQFREIIKALQEAGMTILISSHVLSDLAELCTSVGIMELGFLVESASLQQLYQRLAKQQIMLSTLGKLEALLSELKNHPLVEEWEVLPGRNSVRVNFSGTQEDCAELLRSLIQADIPVTDFHSTQEDLETIFLKLGHKQAS; translated from the coding sequence ATGGTAAAAGAATTAGCAATTCGTACCTCTGGACTAACCAAGCAATTCGATCGACACGTTGCTGTCAATGATGTTGATTTGGAGATCCAAGCAGGTGAAGTATACGGACTGATTGGGCCGAATGGCGCAGGTAAAACAACTCTCATTCGCATGTTAGCAGCCGCAGAGGAGCCAACTACGGGTGAGATTTATATTAATGGCGATCGCTTGCTACGTGACAAAAGCAACCCCACCCTCAAGCGTCATCTTGGCTATTTACCTGATGACTATCCCCTGTATGAGGATCTGACAGTCTGGGATTACCTAGATTACTTTGCGCGGCTATATCGCTTGCGGGAACCCCGACGCACTCAACGTCTCCATGAAGTCTTGGAACTGATACAACTTGGTAATAAGCGCAATAGCTCAATTTCTACCTTGTCACGGGGAATGAAGCAGCGCTTGAGTTTAGCGCGCACGATCATTCACGAACCGATTTTACTGCTGTTAGATGAGCCAGTTTCCGGACTTGATCCGATCGCCAGGATGCAGTTTCGGGAAATTATTAAGGCTTTGCAAGAAGCTGGAATGACAATTTTGATTTCTTCCCACGTCCTCAGTGACTTAGCAGAACTGTGTACTTCTGTGGGAATTATGGAACTTGGCTTTTTAGTAGAAAGTGCTTCACTACAACAGCTTTACCAGCGATTAGCCAAGCAACAAATAATGTTATCAACTTTGGGGAAACTAGAAGCACTTTTGAGCGAATTGAAGAATCATCCATTGGTGGAAGAGTGGGAGGTATTACCAGGAAGAAACAGCGTGCGAGTTAACTTTTCTGGTACACAGGAAGACTGTGCGGAATTATTGCGATCGCTTATTCAAGCTGATATTCCGGTGACAGATTTTCACTCTACTCAAGAAGACTTAGAAACTATCTTCCTCAAATTAGGACACAAACAAGCATCTTGA
- a CDS encoding TetR family transcriptional regulator protein, with translation MKQTDTKTLILDVAQDLIQRVGVNGMSYQDISESVGIRKASVHTHFPKKDDLLAALLDRYSDRFLRILDGIIASSDPPEVKLRQYCGLFEATLSSGSQDKACLYGMLGAELATLNHPCVERVRSFYQANEAKLAILLNSGRQDGSFRFSGDIQAMASLIFAMLEGGLLVARVHGGATQFQQVVEQLIQLVKG, from the coding sequence ATGAAGCAAACAGATACCAAAACTTTAATTCTTGATGTAGCTCAAGACCTAATCCAACGTGTTGGCGTTAACGGTATGAGCTATCAAGATATCAGTGAGAGCGTAGGCATTCGTAAGGCAAGTGTCCACACGCATTTCCCTAAAAAGGACGATTTGCTGGCGGCGTTGCTTGACCGATATAGCGATCGCTTTCTGCGGATTTTAGACGGTATTATTGCTTCTAGCGATCCGCCAGAGGTAAAACTACGGCAATATTGCGGACTATTTGAAGCCACTCTCAGCAGCGGTAGCCAGGATAAAGCCTGTCTATATGGGATGTTAGGGGCTGAATTAGCAACCCTAAATCATCCATGCGTAGAGCGCGTTCGGAGCTTTTACCAAGCTAACGAAGCCAAGCTAGCCATTCTGCTCAATAGCGGGCGTCAAGACGGCAGTTTTCGCTTTAGTGGAGACATACAAGCGATGGCGTCTTTGATTTTTGCGATGTTGGAAGGTGGGTTGCTAGTTGCTCGCGTCCACGGTGGAGCAACCCAGTTTCAGCAAGTAGTTGAGCAATTAATACAGTTAGTCAAAGGTTAA
- a CDS encoding glutathione S-transferase domain protein: MIKLYGHELSGNSYKVRLLLELLKLEYEWIKVDLMKGEHKTPEYLALNPFGQVPLLIDGETKLADAQAILVYLARQYGGEQWLPLDALSLAQVVRWLSTTAGEVRQGLENSRLYHRFGVSNINIDRAHQKGEYILTQLNQHLSTRTWLEFNRPTIADIAVFPYVALAPDGKIDLAPYHHLLAWSDRIKQLPNYIPMIGL, encoded by the coding sequence ATGATTAAACTCTACGGTCATGAATTGTCTGGTAACAGTTATAAAGTCAGGCTGTTGTTAGAACTTTTAAAACTTGAATATGAATGGATCAAAGTTGACTTGATGAAAGGGGAACATAAAACGCCAGAATATTTGGCACTCAACCCCTTTGGACAAGTACCGTTACTCATCGATGGTGAGACCAAACTCGCAGATGCTCAAGCAATTTTAGTGTATCTGGCACGGCAGTATGGTGGCGAGCAATGGCTACCGTTAGATGCACTATCTTTAGCACAAGTTGTTCGCTGGTTATCAACGACGGCTGGCGAAGTTCGTCAAGGGCTGGAAAATTCCCGACTTTACCATCGATTTGGAGTATCTAACATCAATATCGATCGCGCCCATCAAAAAGGCGAATATATCCTGACTCAATTGAACCAACATTTAAGCACGCGCACCTGGTTAGAGTTCAATCGCCCCACCATTGCTGATATCGCCGTCTTTCCCTACGTTGCTTTAGCACCCGATGGCAAGATTGACCTCGCACCCTATCATCATTTGTTGGCGTGGAGCGATCGCATCAAACAATTGCCCAACTACATACCAATGATAGGGCTGTAG
- a CDS encoding pyridoxamine 5'-phosphate oxidase-related FMN-binding protein, translated as MVNPGWSSTESPFHPGELAIQARLGVQDRMDKQGRRVIREYLPDQHRQFYAQLPYLIVGTVDVSGNLWASILVGEPGFISSPDDRTLRVATKPLFGDPLATTLKEGIDIGFLGIELHTRRRNRMNGIVTAIDANGFEVQVKQSFGNCPQYIQARKFDLSEYDPESPKPIHAIAVFGEPERDLIAAADTFFIATAYQAESAGTTAGVDVSHRGGKPGFVRIDNDNTLTIPDFSGNYHFNTFGNLELNPHAGLLFVDFAQGNLLYLTGTAEVIWQGEEISTYTGAERLLRFRLDMGYRVEGSLPLRWSKPEFSPYLERTGSW; from the coding sequence ATGGTAAACCCAGGCTGGTCAAGTACCGAATCGCCCTTTCACCCTGGCGAACTGGCAATTCAAGCCCGACTAGGGGTACAAGACCGTATGGACAAGCAAGGACGACGGGTAATTCGAGAGTATCTGCCCGATCAGCATCGGCAGTTCTACGCCCAACTTCCCTACCTAATAGTGGGTACTGTGGATGTATCGGGTAACCTGTGGGCTTCTATTCTAGTGGGGGAACCAGGCTTTATATCCTCGCCAGACGATCGCACTTTGCGAGTTGCAACCAAACCCCTATTTGGCGATCCTTTAGCAACCACCCTGAAAGAGGGTATCGATATCGGCTTTCTCGGTATTGAATTGCATACTCGCCGCCGTAATCGCATGAATGGCATTGTCACAGCAATCGATGCCAATGGCTTTGAGGTGCAGGTGAAGCAAAGCTTTGGCAACTGTCCGCAATACATTCAAGCCCGTAAGTTTGACTTAAGCGAATACGATCCAGAATCACCGAAACCAATTCATGCGATCGCAGTATTCGGAGAACCAGAACGCGACCTGATTGCTGCTGCTGATACCTTTTTCATTGCCACTGCCTATCAAGCAGAGTCGGCGGGGACGACTGCGGGCGTAGATGTTTCTCATCGGGGAGGCAAACCAGGCTTCGTGCGCATCGATAATGACAATACGCTGACGATTCCTGACTTCTCAGGCAATTATCACTTTAATACATTTGGCAACTTAGAGCTGAATCCTCATGCAGGGCTTTTGTTTGTAGATTTTGCTCAAGGCAACTTACTATACCTCACGGGCACTGCCGAGGTAATTTGGCAAGGAGAGGAAATCAGTACATATACGGGTGCAGAGCGATTACTTCGCTTCCGGCTTGACATGGGATATAGAGTAGAAGGCAGCCTCCCCCTTCGCTGGTCAAAACCGGAGTTCTCGCCCTACCTAGAACGCACTGGTTCATGGTAG
- a CDS encoding ABC transporter-related protein, whose translation MVVNLTILKFISLKQKDSWLIQPTYLYLFPSLDKLTMVQTNPIAIEFRDVTFSRNHRPLVSHLNFSIFQGEALVLLGRSGSGKTTTMKLINRLFAPTQGEVLFDGVPTTEWDEIKLRRKIGYVIQETGLFPHFTVERNVGLVPALEGWKPRQIKARVYELLHLVGLNPEQFAGRYPHELSGGQRQRVGVARALAADPPVLLMDEPFGALDPITRLEIQQEFRRLQQDLGKTVVFVTHDIQEAFVLASRIGLMYGGELVVLGTKDEFMRSQHPESLAFLQCLRSLQDTL comes from the coding sequence ATGGTAGTAAATTTAACAATACTTAAATTCATTTCGCTCAAGCAGAAGGATTCTTGGCTCATTCAGCCAACTTATCTATACTTGTTTCCAAGCCTAGATAAGTTAACTATGGTACAAACAAATCCCATCGCCATTGAATTTCGCGATGTCACTTTTAGCCGCAACCACCGCCCTTTAGTTTCTCATCTCAATTTTTCTATTTTTCAAGGCGAAGCATTGGTATTACTTGGACGTAGCGGTAGTGGCAAAACTACGACGATGAAATTAATTAATCGCCTATTCGCGCCTACCCAAGGGGAAGTATTATTTGATGGGGTTCCCACAACTGAATGGGATGAAATTAAACTGCGGCGTAAGATTGGTTATGTCATTCAAGAGACTGGTTTGTTTCCGCACTTCACAGTCGAACGCAATGTAGGCTTAGTCCCGGCTTTAGAAGGTTGGAAACCAAGACAGATTAAAGCGCGGGTTTATGAATTGTTGCATTTAGTAGGTTTAAATCCCGAACAATTTGCTGGGCGTTATCCCCATGAACTGTCGGGAGGACAAAGACAACGAGTTGGTGTAGCGAGGGCTTTAGCCGCCGATCCGCCTGTATTATTGATGGATGAACCCTTTGGCGCACTCGATCCGATTACACGCTTAGAAATTCAGCAGGAATTTCGGCGTTTGCAACAGGACTTAGGTAAAACTGTTGTGTTCGTTACTCATGATATTCAAGAAGCTTTTGTTTTAGCATCGAGAATTGGTTTAATGTATGGCGGAGAATTGGTAGTATTAGGGACAAAGGATGAATTTATGCGATCGCAACATCCCGAAAGCCTAGCTTTTCTTCAATGTCTGCGTTCCCTGCAAGACACTTTATGA
- a CDS encoding binding-protein-dependent transport systems inner membrane component — protein sequence MKDFFLIKYAPEIVQHTLEHLFMVGIAIGIAVLIGIPLGILITRQTQLRQPILGIANILQTIPSLALFGLLIPVPIIGGIGVVPAIVALTLYSLLPIIRNTYTGITGVDPAIREAGRGMGMTDKQLLFQVEIPLAMGVILAGVRVATVIAIGIATIAAAIGAGGLGVFIFRGIAVVNNQLILAGAIPAAVIALIADLVIGWIEGKLKVKN from the coding sequence ATGAAAGACTTCTTCCTCATCAAGTATGCCCCAGAAATTGTTCAGCATACGCTGGAACATTTATTTATGGTGGGTATTGCAATTGGAATTGCCGTTTTAATAGGCATTCCTTTAGGAATTTTAATTACCCGCCAAACTCAACTCCGCCAACCAATTCTAGGTATTGCTAATATTCTGCAAACTATTCCTAGTTTGGCTTTGTTTGGGTTATTAATTCCTGTACCTATAATTGGCGGTATTGGGGTAGTACCAGCAATTGTGGCATTAACTTTATATTCTTTATTACCGATAATTCGCAATACTTATACAGGGATTACTGGCGTCGATCCAGCGATTCGGGAAGCTGGGCGAGGTATGGGAATGACAGATAAACAATTGTTATTCCAAGTAGAAATTCCTTTAGCGATGGGAGTAATTTTGGCTGGGGTGCGCGTAGCAACTGTAATTGCGATTGGCATTGCAACTATTGCTGCGGCAATTGGTGCTGGTGGTTTAGGAGTATTTATTTTTAGGGGAATTGCAGTAGTAAATAATCAGTTAATTTTAGCTGGGGCAATTCCTGCGGCTGTAATTGCATTAATTGCTGATTTAGTAATTGGTTGGATTGAAGGTAAATTAAAAGTTAAAAATTAA
- a CDS encoding substrate-binding region of ABC-type glycine betaine transport system, whose product MRKFVVFCLLTFALVMAIASCSPNATTSSSGDIIVASKDFTEQDILGELLAQQIEATTNLKVARRPRLGGSFVCHSAITAGKIDAYIEYTGTAFTGILKQKVVNDPKIVYEKLKQAYAQKFNLEVMPSLGFENTFAIIIRGEDAQRYNIQTLSEATQYTPQWRGGFGYEFLEREDGFPGLAKTYNLHFAKPPQIMDLGLIYRALIQKQVDMVAGNSTDGQIARLGLVVLKDDKQYFPPYEAAPIIRQATLAKYPQLKKAIAQLTGRITADEMRQLNYLVEGELRDIKEVVREFRKSKGL is encoded by the coding sequence ATGAGAAAATTCGTGGTTTTTTGCCTATTAACATTTGCTTTGGTAATGGCGATCGCTAGTTGTAGCCCCAATGCAACTACCAGTAGCAGTGGTGATATTATCGTAGCTTCTAAAGATTTTACCGAGCAAGATATTTTAGGTGAACTTTTAGCCCAACAAATTGAAGCTACTACTAATTTAAAAGTAGCACGTCGCCCTCGTTTGGGTGGTTCTTTTGTCTGTCATAGTGCAATTACTGCTGGCAAAATCGATGCTTATATAGAGTATACAGGTACAGCTTTTACAGGTATTCTTAAGCAAAAAGTAGTTAACGACCCAAAAATAGTTTACGAGAAATTAAAACAAGCATACGCCCAAAAATTTAATTTAGAAGTTATGCCCAGCTTGGGTTTTGAAAACACTTTTGCAATCATTATCCGGGGTGAAGATGCTCAACGCTACAACATTCAAACTCTCTCGGAAGCTACTCAATATACACCTCAGTGGCGTGGTGGTTTTGGGTATGAATTTTTGGAAAGAGAAGATGGTTTTCCGGGATTAGCAAAAACCTACAATTTGCATTTTGCTAAACCACCACAAATTATGGATTTGGGTTTAATTTATCGGGCGTTAATTCAAAAACAGGTAGATATGGTAGCGGGTAATTCTACTGATGGGCAGATTGCTCGTTTGGGTTTAGTGGTGCTAAAAGATGATAAACAATATTTTCCACCCTATGAAGCTGCGCCAATTATCAGACAAGCAACCTTAGCAAAATATCCGCAGTTAAAAAAAGCGATCGCTCAACTTACCGGACGCATTACCGCAGATGAAATGCGGCAATTAAACTATTTAGTTGAGGGTGAATTACGCGATATTAAAGAGGTTGTACGGGAGTTTCGTAAATCAAAAGGTTTATAA